GACCGCCTTGGCGGGCTTCTCCCGCGGCGACGCCGCGGCGAGCGCGCCGACGGGCAGGTCCCGGTAGCTCCCGAAGACGACGAGCGCGACCGCGGCCAGGATCGCCAGCAGCAGCGGCGTCGCGAGCGCGGCCATGACGCGCAGGGGCGGGCGCCGGCGAGGGCGGGGGCGACGTTCGGGTCGCGCGGGCGTCGCGTCGCGCGCGGCTGACGTGCCCGCGGCGGCGCCGGTCGCGGCAGCCTTGACGTCGCGCGGCACGGCCATGGCCGAGCCCTTGGTGGGCTTCGCCGCCGGCTTGCGCCTGTCGCCGAAGAGAGCGCTCATCGCGCCGTCACCCCGCGTGCTTGGGTTCAGTCGCCCGGCAGCCGGGCCGCGCCGACGATGGTCACGGGCGTGCCGACCCCGGCCATCCGGAACAGGGATTCCATGTCGTTGTCGCGCAGCGCGATGCAGCCGTCGGTCCAGTCGATGTCCCGGCCGCCGTTGCCGTGGATCTCGATCAGGCTGCCCGGGCCGCGCCCGTTGGGCACCTGCCCGTTGCGCTTCGCCGAAGTGTAGCGCGCCTGGTCCTCGGCGTTGGGGTAGTTGATCAGCAGGGCCCGGTAGTAGCGGCTGCCCGCGTTCTTCTTCGTCACATGATAGCGGCCCTCGGGCGTGGCGCCGTCCCCGGAGTGGACCTTGTCCACCAGACCCTTGCGCCCGAAGTCGGCGGGGTACTCGGACGTCTTGCGGCCGTTCTTCACCACGACGCAGCGGCGGTTGAGCTTGTCGACGATGATCGCCATCCCGCCGCCGCGCGTGCCGGCGACGGTCTCGTCGACGAGCCGCTTCCACAGGGCCCTCAGCTTGGGGTCGTGCAGGCGGGCGAAGTGCGAACCGACGAGTTCCTCGGCGCGGCCGACGGCGGACTCCGCCGTGGTGAGCGCCCCGGGCAGCGAATCGAGCTTCTCGAGACGCTGCAGCTCGCGCACCTGGTCGAGCGCCATCTCCGCGTTGCGGTAGGAGCGCTGCAGTTTCCGTTCGCCCGGCACCGAGGCCACGTTGCCGCGCATCGCGGCCAGGCGCGAGGCCAGCTCGCGGTAGCGCAGGCGGCTCTCCTCCAGGCCGGTGATGTGCCGCTCGCGCGCGACCTGTTCGGCGGTGCGCGCCGCGTCCAGCAGGCTCTGCACCTCCGCCTCCAGCTCGCGGTTGCGGCTGTAGCGCACGAGCTTGGCGCGCTCCTGGGCGAAGTGCCGTTCCATCAGCCAGCTGATCTTGTCGGCCTGGGCCAGCTCGTTGACGGCCAGCTGGGGTGCGGCGTGGGCCGCGCGCAGGGCGGTGCGGGCGGTGGCGACCTGGACCGTGGGGAGCGGGGGAGGCCAGATCATGTGGTAGGCGGTCACCAGGACGGCGGCGAGCACGACCAAGCCCAGGATCCTGAAGAACCAGCGCAACACGGGACGACGTCGCTTCTTGGCCATCATGATGTCGAGAGGTCCTGGTTGGGGGAGAAGGTTCCGTCCCGCCCCCGCCGGCAGGGTAAAACGCCGCCGGTGGCGAACCACCGGCGGCGTCCGTGTGCAGGCTGTTAGCGCTTCGCCTTGTCCATGGCGTTCTGGATGTCGGCCTGGATCTCGGCAGCCTTCTGGGTCACAACGTCGGCCTTCGCCTTGGCGTTGATGTAGTCCTCAGCGGCGACGCCGGCAACGGCCTCGTCCAGGGCACCCTGCAGGACGACCAGCTCCTGCTGCATGGCCTCGAGCTCCGCCTTGGTGTTCTTGCCGCGGGGGGCCTTGGCCAGGAACTCGTTCGTGGCGGCCAGGGCGGCGGTCGCAGCCTCGACGGCGGCGTTGGCAGCGACGCGAGCGCGCTCCTTGCCGGCGACGGCGGCCTGGTTGGCCTGCTCGAACTGCTGGGTGGCGAGGGTCAGCATCTCGGTCGCCTTCTTGTACGAGCGCATGAGGGCGAACTTGCCGTTCTGGGTCTCGATCTCGGCGTCGGCCTGGGCCTTGGTCTCCATGGCCTGGTTCAGGGCGTCACGCGCGTAGGTCTCCGCGCCGGCAGCCTTGGCACCGTCCATGGCCGTCTGCATGGCCGTGACCGTCTCCACGGGCAGCTTCGAGCAGCCGGCGAGACCCAGCATGAGGCCCAGCACCAGGACCGCAACGACGTGAAGCTTCGAAATACGCATGTTCATTCCTCCAGAAAGTCCCGAGCATCTGGTCCGCGGGTTCGTCCCGGGCTCATCCCGGGCGAGCGAGGACCGCTTTGCCCGCCGCCACTGGCGGCGTCTCGACGGTGGCTCGGGCCCACCGTCGTGCAATTCCTTACGGTAGTCGGGAACGCCGGCCGCGTGCTTGGGTACAAGAAGAGGATGGACTCGCTCCGGCCCACCCGGCCGCCTGTCCGCCGGCCGTTTCGGGGCCGACGGTCGCGTTGTCTCGCCGATGTCGCGGCGGCTCTTCTCGTACGGTGCCGAGCCCGGGTCAACCGGCAGATGCCGGAAGCACACGGACGCGGAACACCATCCGGCGTCACGTACTCCGTTCGCGCGCACTATCTCTGCAACGCGCGGACCCCTCCGTCAAGCCCGATTTTCGACCAATCGACGACGTGTACCTGTAGGTACGGGATATTCATGCCCGGGGGGCGAGCACGAACCCGCCGGGACCCAGGTCCAGCACCGCCGTCCCACCAGGCAGCACGATGCCGGCGAGGATGGCGTCGGCCAGGCGGTCCTGGACCTCGCGCTGGATGACGCGCTTGACGGGTCGGGCGCCGAATCGCGGGTCGAAACCCAGCTCGGACAGCCGATCGACGGCGGCGTCGGTCCAGCTCAGGCCGATGTCCTGCTCCTGCAGGGCGCGGGCGACCTTCGCCAGCTCCAGCACGACGATGCGCCGCAGCAGCGCGCGGTCCAGCGCGCCGAAACGAACCACCGCGTCGATGCGATTCAGGAACTCCGGCCGGAAGTGCCGGCCGAGCTCCTGCAGGAGTTCCTGCTCCTGCTCGCGCCGCACCTGGTCGTCCGCGCCCTCGCGCGGGGCGAAGCGCTCGTCCTGCGCCAGGTTGCTGGTCATCACGACCAGCGTGTTGCGGAAGTCGACGACGCGCCCCTTGCCGTCGGTCAGGCGACCGTCGTCCAGCAGCTGCAGCAGCACGTTCATGACCTCGGGGTGGGCCTTCTCCACTTCGTCGAACAGGATGACGGTGTAGGGGTGGCGCCGCACGGCCTCGGTCAGCTGCCCGCCGGACTCGAAGCCCACGTAGCCCGGCGGCGCGCCGATCATGCGCGCGACGCTGTGGCGCTCCATGTACTCGCTCATGTCCAGGCGGACCATGTGGCTCTCGTCGCCGAAGAGCTCGGCGGCCAGCGCCTTGACCAGCTCGGTCTTGCCCACGCCGGTGGGTCCGAGGAACAGGAACGAGCCCAGCGGCCGGTGCCGGTCGTTCAGGCCGGCGCGCGAGCGCCGCACCGTGCGCGCCACCTGCGCGACGGCGTCGTCCTGGCCGACCACGCGCGCGCCCAGGCGCGACTCGAGATCGCGCAGGCGCGCGAAGTCGTCCTCCACCAGGCGCTGCGCCGGGATGCCGGTCCACTTCGCCACCAGGGCCGCGATGTCCTGCTCGTCGACCTCTTCCTTGAGCATGGGCTCGGAACCCTGGACCGCGACGAGCTCGGCGCGGGCGCGGACGAGCTCGGCGGCCAGCTCGCTGGCGCTGCCGTACTTCAGCTGCGAGGCGCGGGCCAGGTCGCCGCGGCGCTGGGCCTCCTCGATCTCCGCGCCGAGCTGTTCCTGCCGCGCCTGGAGCGTGCGGATGGCGTCGATCGCGGCCTTCTCCTGCTCCCATCGCGCGCGCAGGCGGCCGAGATCGTCGCGCAGCTCGGCGATCTGGCGGTCGATCGCCTCGCGCCTGCCGACGGCGGCGCGGTCGACCTCCTTCCCCAGCGCCAGCTTCTCCATCTCCAGCTGCTGCAGCCGGCGCTGCAGGTCGTCGACCTCCGCGGGCACCGAATCGATCTCCATGCGCAGCTGCGACGCGGCCTCGTCCATGAGGTCGATCGCCTTGTCCGGCAGCATGCGGTCGCTCAGGTAGCGGCTCGAGAGCTTCACCGCCGCCACCAGCGCCGAGTCGGCGATGCGGACGCCGTGGTGCACCTCGTAGCGCTCCTTCAGGCCGCGCAGGATCGCGACGGCCTGTTCCTGGGTCGGCTCCTCGACCATCACCGGCTGGAAGCGCCGCTCGAGCGCGGGGTCCTTCTCGATGTGCTTGCGGTACTCGTCGACCGTGGTCGCGCCGACGCAGTGCAGCTCGCCGCGTGCGAGCGCGGGCTTCAGGATGTTGCTCGCGTCCATGGCGCCCTCGGCCGCGCCGGCGCCCACGAGCGTGTGCAGCTCGTCGATGAACAGCAGCACCTCGCCCTCGCGGTCCGTCACCTCCTTGATGACCTTCTTCAGGCGCTCCTCGAAATCGCCGCGGTACTTGGCGCCGGCCAGCAGCGCGCCCATGTCCAGGGCGTACAGGGTCTTGTCGCGCAGGCCGAGCGGCACGTCCCCCTCGACGAGTCGCCGGGCGAGCCCCTCGACCACGGCGGTCTTGCCCACGCCGGGGCTGCCGATCAGCACGGGGTTGTTCTTGGTGCGGCGCGAGAGGATCTGCACGACGCGGCGGATCTCCTCGTCGCGGCCGATGACGGGATCGATCTTGCCGGCGCGCGCGGCCGCGCACAGATCGCGGGCGTAGCGGCCGAGCGCGGACTCGCCGCCGTCCGCGACGCCGGATTCGTCCTCGTTGCGGTACGCCCCGTCGGCGCCCATGGACTCCAGCGCGCGGGCGAGCTTCTCCGGCGTGACGTCGAAGGTCTTCAGCAAGCTGCCGGCGCGGCCGCGATCCGCCGCCAGCGCCAGCAGCAGCTCCCGCGTGCCGACCAGCGCCGCGTCCTTGCCTGCAAGCGCCTGCGCCTCGAGCAGCAGCTGCTGGAAGGCCCGGCCCGGTTGCGGCACGTCCTTGACCTGGACGACCGGCAGGCTGGCCAACTCGCGCTCGACGGTGGTCAGCACGAGTCGGGGCGCGGTCTCCAGGTTCTGCAACGCGCGGCTCGCCAGCCCGGTCTCATTCAGCAACGCCCACAGCAGGTGCAGCGGTTCGAGCTCGGCGTGCCCGGATTCGTAGGCCTTGTAGCCGGCGCCCTGCAGGGCCTCGCCGGCGTTCACGGTCCAGTTCTTCATGTTTGTCCTCCCGGACGGATGGATGCAGGGAGGGACATAGCATCCCAGAGGCCAGATGGTCCGTTCGGATGGCCTCGGGAGCGCCAGCCCTGCAAGCTATTCCAATATAGTTATTTACTAAATTGTCGCCTGTGGTCCGCTTCGATGGAGATCGGTCATCGACCAGAACTGACATGACACCCTGTCCCACCTGTCGCTCGACATGACAATCATCGGCATCATCAGGATCGCTCCCCGTGCTCATGGCACAACTCACTCATGACCCCGCCCGCAGGGTTCGGGTATACTCGGCTGCGCTCGTCCGTGGATCCGCCCTCAGCTCGAGAGGCCCCGATGCCGCGCAACATGATGCCCGCCTTGATCCTGGCCTTGACGTGCACCACCGCCGCCGCCCAGGCGTCCGGCGATCCGCTCGCCGAGACCCTCGAACGGCTCGCCCGGCAGCACCGCGGCGCCACCGTCTCGACCCTGGCGACGACGCCCGCCGGACGGCCCGTCCCGCTGTTGACGATCCCGCCTTCGGTGGACCCGGGCGTCGACACCCCGGCGGCCGTGCTCGTGGTGGCCGACCCCCTCGGCACGACGCCGCTGGCGACCGCCGCCGCGCTGGCGCTGGCCGCGAGCCTGCTCGAAGACGAACCGTCCGGCCGCGCCGCCACCGTGACCTGGCTGATCGTGCCGCAGCTGGATCCCGACGGCGCCGCCCGCCTGCAGGGGAAACCCGTCGCCTGCGACGGCCGCAACGGGACGGCAGTGGACGACGACGACGACGGCGTCGCGGACGAGGACGGCCCCGACGACCTGGACGGCGACGGCGTCATCGCGTCGATGCTGCTGGCCGACCCCGAAGGGGAATGGCTGGCGGGCGAGGGGGCGACGGGCGCGCCGCGACGGGCCGACACCGCCCGCGGGGAGCGCGGTCTCTACCGGCTGCTCGACGAGGGCCGCGACGACGACGGCGACCT
This is a stretch of genomic DNA from bacterium. It encodes these proteins:
- a CDS encoding L,D-transpeptidase family protein; its protein translation is MMAKKRRRPVLRWFFRILGLVVLAAVLVTAYHMIWPPPLPTVQVATARTALRAAHAAPQLAVNELAQADKISWLMERHFAQERAKLVRYSRNRELEAEVQSLLDAARTAEQVARERHITGLEESRLRYRELASRLAAMRGNVASVPGERKLQRSYRNAEMALDQVRELQRLEKLDSLPGALTTAESAVGRAEELVGSHFARLHDPKLRALWKRLVDETVAGTRGGGMAIIVDKLNRRCVVVKNGRKTSEYPADFGRKGLVDKVHSGDGATPEGRYHVTKKNAGSRYYRALLINYPNAEDQARYTSAKRNGQVPNGRGPGSLIEIHGNGGRDIDWTDGCIALRDNDMESLFRMAGVGTPVTIVGAARLPGD
- a CDS encoding AAA family ATPase, which translates into the protein MKNWTVNAGEALQGAGYKAYESGHAELEPLHLLWALLNETGLASRALQNLETAPRLVLTTVERELASLPVVQVKDVPQPGRAFQQLLLEAQALAGKDAALVGTRELLLALAADRGRAGSLLKTFDVTPEKLARALESMGADGAYRNEDESGVADGGESALGRYARDLCAAARAGKIDPVIGRDEEIRRVVQILSRRTKNNPVLIGSPGVGKTAVVEGLARRLVEGDVPLGLRDKTLYALDMGALLAGAKYRGDFEERLKKVIKEVTDREGEVLLFIDELHTLVGAGAAEGAMDASNILKPALARGELHCVGATTVDEYRKHIEKDPALERRFQPVMVEEPTQEQAVAILRGLKERYEVHHGVRIADSALVAAVKLSSRYLSDRMLPDKAIDLMDEAASQLRMEIDSVPAEVDDLQRRLQQLEMEKLALGKEVDRAAVGRREAIDRQIAELRDDLGRLRARWEQEKAAIDAIRTLQARQEQLGAEIEEAQRRGDLARASQLKYGSASELAAELVRARAELVAVQGSEPMLKEEVDEQDIAALVAKWTGIPAQRLVEDDFARLRDLESRLGARVVGQDDAVAQVARTVRRSRAGLNDRHRPLGSFLFLGPTGVGKTELVKALAAELFGDESHMVRLDMSEYMERHSVARMIGAPPGYVGFESGGQLTEAVRRHPYTVILFDEVEKAHPEVMNVLLQLLDDGRLTDGKGRVVDFRNTLVVMTSNLAQDERFAPREGADDQVRREQEQELLQELGRHFRPEFLNRIDAVVRFGALDRALLRRIVVLELAKVARALQEQDIGLSWTDAAVDRLSELGFDPRFGARPVKRVIQREVQDRLADAILAGIVLPGGTAVLDLGPGGFVLAPRA